In the Oncorhynchus gorbuscha isolate QuinsamMale2020 ecotype Even-year unplaced genomic scaffold, OgorEven_v1.0 Un_scaffold_1496, whole genome shotgun sequence genome, one interval contains:
- the LOC124023126 gene encoding zinc finger protein 624-like, translating into MASVKLEDCSPTLELNVNIKDEEEDEKIRTTVSHGYHVETCSTSREQQQEDDRAKRSHLCPHCEEIFPFLSKLKIHLKIHTGEKPYSCSGCGKCFKTSTVLKLHQRTHTGEKPYYCPDCGTSFSRVSHLKRHKRIHTGEKPYSCSDCGKCFKTLNELKVHQRTHTGEKPFFCPDCGTSFSRVSHLKRHKRIHTGEKPYSCSDCGKCFKTLNELKVHQRTHTGEKPYVCSDCGKCFTTSSDLKVHQRTHTGEKPFFCSDCGISFSQLSNLKSHERIHTGEKPYSCSDCVKYFKTSTELKVHQRTHTGEKPYSCSDCGKCFKTSTELKVHQRTHTGVKPYSCPDCGTSFSKLYHLKSHERIHTGEKPYSCSDCGKCFKTLKELKVHQRTHTGEKPYICSDCGTSFSQLSHLKSHERIHTREKPYSCSDCGKCFKTINELKVHQRTHTGEKPYVCSDCVKCFKTSTELEVHQRTHTGETPYVCSDCGKFFTKSTHLKVHQRTHTGEKPYACSDCGKCFKTSNELKVHQRTHTGEKPYVCSACGKCFKTSTHLKVHQRTHTGEKPYSCSDCGLSFSRLDTLKNINIYMERNHTPALPL; encoded by the coding sequence GATACCATGTTGAGACATGCTCTACATccagagagcaacagcaggaagATGACAGAGCTAAGAGGTCTCATCTCTGCCCACATTGTGAAGAGATTTTCCCATTTCTATCAAAGCTAAAAATACACctaaaaatacacacaggagagaagccttactcctgctctggctgtggaaaatgcttcaaaacatcaACGGTGCTAAAacttcatcagagaacacacacaggagagaagccttattacTGCCCTGACTGTGGAACTAGTTTCTCTCGagtttcccacttaaaaagacacaaacgtatacatacaggggagaagccatactcctgctctgactgtggaaaatgttttaaaacattaaATGAGCTAAAAGtccatcagagaacacacacaggtgagaagcCTTTCTTCTGCCCTGACTGTGGAACTAGTTTCTCTCGAGTTTCACACTTAAAAAGACACAAACGTATACATACAGGGGAGAAgccatactcctgctctgactgtggaaaatgttttaaaacattaaATGAGCTAAaggttcatcagagaacacacacaggagagaagccttacgtctgctctgactgtggaaaatgcttcacaacatcaaGTGATCTAAAAGTTCATCAAAGAacgcacacaggagagaagccttttttctgctctgactgtggaattAGTTTCTCTCAACTTTCCAACTTAAAAtcacatgaacgtatacatacaggagagaagccttactcctgctctgattgTGTCAAATATTTCAAAACGTCAACTGAgctaaaagttcatcagagaacacacacaggagagaagccatactcctgctctgactgtggaaaatgttttaaaacatcaactgagctaaaagttcaccagagaacacacacaggagtgaAGCCTTATTCCTGCCCTGACTGTGGAACTAGTTTCTCTAAACTTTACCACTTAAAAtcacatgaacgtatacatacaggggagaagccatactcctgctctgactgtggaaaatgttttaaaacattaaAGGAGCTAAAAgtacatcagagaacacacacaggagagaagccttacatctgctctgactgtgggactagtttcTCTCAACTTTCCCACTTAAAATCCCACGAACGAATACATACAAGGGAGAAgccatactcctgctctgactgtggaaaatgttttaaaacaataaatgagctaaaagttcaccagagaacacacacaggagagaagccttacgtcTGCTCTGATTGTGTaaaatgcttcaaaacatcaACTGAGCTTGaggttcatcagagaacacacacaggagagactccttacgtctgctctgactgtggaaaattcTTCACAAAATCAACTCAtctaaaagttcatcagagaacacacacaggagagaagccgtaCGCCTGTTCTGACTGTGGAAAGTGCTTCAAGACATCAAATGAGCTAAaagttcaccagagaacacacacaggagagaagccttacgtcTGTTCTGCCTGTGGAAAGTGCTTCAAGACATCAACTCAtctaaaagttcatcagagaacacatacaggagaaaagccttactcCTGTTCTGACTGTGGTTTAAGTTTCTCTCGACTGGATACCTTAAAAAACATCAACATATACATGGAGAGAAACCATACTCCTGCTCTGCCTTTGTAA